CCGCTGTTAAGAAAACAGCAGCAAAAAAGGAGGAACCTTCTTCCAAGAGTTACAGAGAGTTGATCGTAGAAGGGCTCACGGCTTTGAAGGAGCGTAAGGGATCCAGTCGTCCTGCACTCAAAAAGTTTATCAAGGAGAACTACCCTATCGTTGGGTCAACAAGCAATTTTGATTTGTACTTCAACAATGCGATCAAGAAAGGTGTGGAAGTCGGTGATTTTGAACAGCCAAAGGGCCCCGCTGGGACTTTGAAGCTggttaaaaagaaatctccAGAGTCGAAGAAATCTCCAGAGCCAAAGAAAGAGACCAGCCCTAAACCTAAGCAAGCCGCTACTTCCGTAAGTACGGCTACATCAAAGGCAAAGGTCGCAGCTACAAAACCAACGCCAAAGAAagtagtgaaaaaaaaatcgccTACCGTTACCGCCAAGAAGGCCTCTTCGCCTTCTTCACTGACCTATAAAGAAATGATCCTAAAGAGCATGCCAGAACTTAATGATGGTAAAGGCTCCAGTCGTATTGTCCTGAAAAAGTATGTCAAAGACAccttttcatcaaagtTAAAAACAAGCTCGAATTTTGACTATTTGTTTAATAGTGCTATCAAGAAATGTGTTGAAAATGGCGAACTGGTGCAACCAAAGGGCCCCTCAGGCATTATTAAActaaataagaaaaaggtcAAACTCTCCACCtaaaaaaaacgaaaactCAAACAAGAATAACAATGATGATAGCAATAATAAAtttattccttttctttactttgGTGTCCCATCACAATTAAAATTTTGTATTATTCCTaaattttcctttctctCTACTCTTTAATCTTATTAAAGTGTTTACTGCCGGTACTGTAAATCTCTATTCTGTTTCTCTCCGCTGCTTATTTTGTGATTTTATTCGGGTGAACACTTTTGTATGcttttattcaaattctATCCTTCCCATTCTATACTATATGTACTTCTCttaaatatataatgtaAAGTGTGTAGATAAACTGTTTTATTTCAGGTAATAGAATATGTATGAAAACTCCCTAGACACATTATAATGTATGACCTATTAATGTTCGAGTCAGCATAATTAGTACCCTAAGATTCTATATCAAAACCTATACATTTTTGCCCCTTCCCGCAAAAGCCCGGAAAGACCTCACTTGGCTATTTTTCCTCAGTATTTTGCCCTTCCTTGTAAacatattaataataatataatgtTTACTATTGACGTCTGCACCTATTGTCTAGCCAACACCTAAGATTGTGGTTGTGCCATCAACGACTGAAAGCCTTTCGTACCAATTTGTTCTTGGTTACTTCTTTTTGCCATTCGCCATGGATTCGCAACTATCCAATAACAACGAAAGCATGAACCGCTTTAATGACATCATCCAAAGTCTGCCCGCAAGAACTAGGTTGACTATATGCTCGTTATGTTTGCTGGACAATATCTCCACTCAGCTGCTGAGGTTTCTAATCCTTAATGCCAACTCTCCCAATATTATAGCGGTTTTGACCGATCAGACGGCTTTCCTGAGCTCAGGCGAAacagaaatttttcaaacgCTAGTTAAACTTTTCAAGCAAATCAGAATGATTTATCATACCAGGTCGCCCTTGCTGTCTGTTCATGACGTTGCGCCTGGTCTATGGTTCCCTAATTCTCCCCCACCTCTCATATTGAGAGGCCATGAGCCCTTTATTATTACTGCCATAAGAAAGGCCAATCTGCTGACATTTCTTTTGACATCGCTAAACTGCCTCAATTACGGATTCGAGTTGC
The DNA window shown above is from Saccharomyces mikatae IFO 1815 strain IFO1815 genome assembly, chromosome: 6 and carries:
- the HHO1 gene encoding histone H1 (similar to Saccharomyces cerevisiae HHO1 (YPL127C); ancestral locus Anc_8.629), whose protein sequence is MAPKKPTTKTTSKGKKPVTSKSKEKPTIKAAVKKTAAKKEEPSSKSYRELIVEGLTALKERKGSSRPALKKFIKENYPIVGSTSNFDLYFNNAIKKGVEVGDFEQPKGPAGTLKLVKKKSPESKKSPEPKKETSPKPKQAATSVSTATSKAKVAATKPTPKKVVKKKSPTVTAKKASSPSSLTYKEMILKSMPELNDGKGSSRIVLKKYVKDTFSSKLKTSSNFDYLFNSAIKKCVENGELVQPKGPSGIIKLNKKKVKLST